One part of the Ailuropoda melanoleuca isolate Jingjing chromosome 6, ASM200744v2, whole genome shotgun sequence genome encodes these proteins:
- the ABCB10 gene encoding ATP-binding cassette sub-family B member 10, mitochondrial, which yields RRSEAQKLLRLVYPERGRLAAAVGFLAVSSVITMSAPFFLGKIIDVIYTNPTVDYSCNLTHLCLVLSGLFLCGAAANAVRVYLMQTSGQRIVNRLRTSLFSSLLRQEVAFFDKTRTGELINRLSSDATLLGRSVTENLSDGLRAGAQASVGIGMMFFVSPNLATFVLSVVPAVSILAVIYGRYLRKLTKVTQDSLAQATQLAEERIGNIRTVRAFGKEMTEIEKYTSQVDHVMQLARKEAFARAGFFGATGLSGNLIVLSVLYKGGLMMGSAHMTVGELSSFLMYAFWVGLSIGGLSSFYSELMKGLGAGGRLWELLEREPELPFNEGVVLNKESFQGTLEFKNVHFAYPARPGVPIFQDFSLSIPSASVTALVGPSGSGKSTVVSLLLRLYDPISGTISLDGHDIRQLNPVWLRSKIGTVSQEPILFSCSIAENIAYGANDPSSVTTEQIERVADVANAGAFIRNFPQGFNTVVGEKGVLLSGGQKQRIAIARALLKNPKILLLDEATSALDAENEHLVQEALDRLMEGRTVLIIAHRLSTIKNANMVAVLDQGKITECGNHEELLSKPDGIYRKLMNKQRFISA from the exons AGGCGCTCGGAGGCCCAGAAGCTCTTGAGGCTGGTGTATCCGGAGCGCGGGAGGCTGGCAG CCGCAGTTGGTTTTCTGGCCGTGTCCAGTGTCATCACCATGTCGGCTCCCTTTTTCCTGGGAAAGATCATTGACGTCATTTACACAAACCCGACCGTGGACTACAGCTGTAACCTGACCCACCTCTGCCTGGTGCTCAGCGGCCTGTTCCTGTGCGGCGCGGCTGCCAACGCCGTCCGCGTCTACCTCATGCAGACTTCAG GTCAGCGCATTGTGAACAGGTTGAGAACTTCGTTATTCTCCTCTCTTCTGAGGCAAGAGGTCGCTTTCTTCGACAAGACGCGCACAGGAGAATTGATTAACCGCCTCTCCTCAGATGCCACACTCCTAGGGCGTTCGGTGACCGAAAACCTCTCAGATGGGCTGAGGGCCGGGGCCCAGGCTTCTGTTGGCATTGGCATGATG TTTTTTGTCTCACCTAATCTGGCCACTTTTGTTTTGAGTGTGGTGCCTGCAGTATCCATCCTTGCTGTGATTTATGGACGTTATCTACGGAAACTAACCAAAGTTACCCAGGATTCCCTTGCACAAGCCACTCAG CTAGCTGAGGAACGTATTGGAAATATAAGAACTGTTCGAGCTTTTGGGAAAGAAATGACTGAAATAGAGAAATACACCAGCCAAGTGGACCACGTGATGCAGTTAGCAAGGAAAGAGGCATTCGCTCGGGCTGGCTTCTTTGGAGCA acaggGCTCTCCGGGAACCTGATCGTGCTTTCTGTCTTGTACAAAGGAGGGCTGATGATGGGCAGTGCCCACATGACCGTGGGTGAACTCTCATCCTTCCTAATGTATGCTTTCTGGGTTGGATTAAGCATTGGAG GTCTGAGCTCTTTCTACTCGGAGCTGATGAaagggctgggtgctgggggacGCCTCTGGGAGCTCcttgagagagagcctgagctgCCTTTTAATG AAGGGGTCGTTTTAAACAAGGAGAGCTTCCAGGGCACTTTGGAGTTTAAGAATGTGCATTTCGCCTATCCAGCTCGCCCAGGAGTGCCCATATTCCAGGATTTCAGCCTTTCTATCCCATCAGCATCTGTCACAGCACTGGTTGGCCCAAGTGGTTCTGGCAAATCAACGGTGGTGTCCCTCCTGCTGAGGTTGTATGACCCCATTTCTG GAACTATCAGTCTCGATGGCCATGATATCCGTCAGCTAAATCCCGTCTGGCTGAGATCCAAGATTGGGACAGTGAGTCAG gaaccaattttgttttcttgctccATTGCTGAGAACATTGCTTATGGTGCAAACGACCCTTCCTCGGTGACTACTGAGCAGATAGAGAGAGTGGCTGATGTAGCCAATGCAGGTGCTTTCATCCGAAACTTCCCCCAAGGGTTCAACACTGTGGTCGGAGAAAAGGGCGTTCTCCTTTCAG GTGGGCAGAAACAACGGATTGCAATTGCCCGTGCTCTGCTTAAG aatccCAAAATTCTTCTCCTAGATGAAGCAACCAG TGCCCTGGACGCGGAAAACGAGCACCTTGTGCAAGAAGCTCTAGACCGACTCATGGAAGGAAGAACAGTGTTAATTATTGCCCACCGTCTGTCTACCATTAAGAATGCCAACATGGTGGCTGTTCTTGACCAAGGAAAGATTACAGAATGCGGGAATCATGAAGAACTGCTTTCAAAACCAGATGGGATATAcagaaaattaatgaacaaacaaaggtttatttcagCATAA